The region ATTACTTGGAATGTTGTGTAAATGAAGTTCAGTGGGAATTTTGATTTGGGATTAtgctaataaaaacataatataaacacaggcagagctgcagtgaatttcaattattgttattttcccccaaaaaatgttttgatcatGCACAGTAATAGGAATACATCATAGTAAaataacttgtgaaaataataggggaaaaaaacaactaaattagTCTTGGTTGGGACAACTGtgaatataacatttttattaatcaaaatTGAGCATTTACATACAATTTGAAGTAAATTGTGACCTTTACAGTAAATTAAGGTCTTTGTTTCTTTTGTGACAAGAAAATGACGCGTGGTCCtccgtccacacacacacacacacacatacacacgcacacacacacacacacacacacacaatggtaGAGCAGTTACTCAGTCGTCCGTACAACGAATCAACCAAGTAACGAACAACAAACGAACGACGTTCGTCCTGGTGGAGTTCAGGTGGGCGGGGTTCTTCATCCGGGTACTCGCGTGACCCTGCAGGATTGCAAACATGGCGGAGGTAAGAAAGTGAAGTAAATAATCGGGAAAATACCCAAATATGTCTAGCCAAAGCTAATGCGTTCAGCCGCTTATATGCGTCGTGTTTTTTATACATCCTGAACATATGAGACCCTCAGCGCGTTGCTTGCTTTCGTAGATATTTATAATTTGTTCTTAAATTAGCATGTTTAGTAAACTTCAGATTTGGCTAGCGTTAGCTGCGGCGTTAGCGACTTTGCGGTTTTGTTCGTCAACAATTCCTTTTCCGTATTGGATATTTGAAGCCAATGTATTGCCGGCCGGGGTGTAGTGTGAATATGCGTTTTAGCGGCGATTTCATCTGCCTTTTAGTACGTGCTGTTGTTACCACGCGTAACTTGAAAGGGTTAGCTTGCTATTTAATTCGAATTAGCGTACAACTTCCAGTTTTACTGTAGTTTAGTTAAGTAAACGCACGCGGACCGTTTAACAGAAGCAGTGCGCCACAACTACgtctttgcgtgtgtgtgttttttgtatataaaaaaagtcaaatttaaatTCCCAGCAGCAGGAAGTAGTTACAGTAGTAGGCGCGCTTTTTGTGGACTGTCGTTGGGCAAAAGGCTGcttattcattgttttattaatgcTTGTGCTGTTTCTCTTAATGCTATTgcttataaatttatttttttcttacagtccTCCCTTGGGAATTCAAGCCCAGGTATGTAACGTTCATTTTTGCGTCATCACATTTGTTAGTCAAACTTGCATTTTGCAAATAGAAAAGTAATGTGCAGATCTGATGGCTAAGGTGTTAATGATTCCTTAATTTATTGAATGCATTAACGATGATTCAGTAAgacatttattcacatttgaACGCTAATGTCCAAATTTGTGCCCTGGCCTCCCTATGCGGAGTTTGCCTGTTTGCCCCGTAAGTAGTCCGGTTTACTCTCACATTCCAAGAATATACCTGTTAAGTTTATTcttccaaattgtccatagtcgtaatatttttgaatggttgtttgtcaatATCAGGgatcagtgttgccaactcGCCAGTAAGGAAAGTAGCTAATGTTTGGCCTAAAACTTGCTAGAAGTCGCTGAATGACATCATTGCCTACTGGTAATTTGCATACCTGACCATTTGCATGTAATAGTAATGGACGCTGAATTAGAGAGGAATGTGGAAGAGGCaaaaagtgagtaaaaaaatacatttaaaatgcacCAGAAAAAGTCACTAAAATGGtcgcttttgacaaaaaaaaaaaagttgccaagaGGCTTTGGAAAGTTGCCTGATTTAGCGAGAAAGTCATCAAGTTGGCACACTGTCAGGGATGGCCAGCTGGCTCGTGCCAACTCTGTGTGTCTGATTAATTTTTGAACGTTAACAAAAATGCTTCCCTTACCGCATCTGATCAGCTTTAAGTTACAATAACACAATTTACCACTCCATGGCAGACAACACTGTAAGACTTCCACCTGGTCATTGAAACTAGAGAGTAAGCACGTAGAGATGTTGACAGGCACAATTGAGTTTTGTGGTAGCAAGTTCTGGAGACTCTTTGACCATGGAGAACGAGGGTCTTACACGTTATTACCAGTTCTGGCTCGCTTGCATGTACTGGTGAGACAACAGGTAGTAAAAACCTTGTACATGTACTGCATTGCAAAAAAGTGGAAAGTTGGAGTATTCTGACCTCTGACCAGGAAAAGTACACTGGAACAGTACCGTAATCAAACTGGGAGGTCCAAGTCGCAAAGTCGGAGAgaataatatttataatgtcTACCATGACACCAATGAGTTGCTTCAATCTGATGtcactcaaaaatgttgttcatccatctttattattaaatgtgGTTACTGTATTTGACATAACGCTTTTGTAGGGGGCTCAGCGGTTTCCGTTGACCAGGACTTCGACCCATCAGCAGACATGCTTGTCCATGATTTTGATGATGAACGTAcattggaggaggaggaaatgtTGGAGGCAGCTGATGAAGCCAACGCCAATGAGATTGAAGATCTTGCACGTGTAAGTTTACAGATtgcttgtatcttttttttttttaactgctttgTGTCTCACAAACAACAACACCTCCCTCTCTTATTAGGAAGGAGAAATGCCCATTCATGAGCTCCTAAATCTTTATGGTTATGGGGGTGCTTCGCCACCagatgaggatgaagaggaggaggatgaacaggaagaagaggatgaagaagaggatgaggatgatgagctGGACAATGACGAAAGCAGCAGAGGCACTGGCGAGCTAAAAAGAAATGAGGTGTGTTGATGTGTCTGGAGTATCTTAGCAACACAgcgttaatattttttatgcctCAAAACGTTATTTACATTGACTAAAGAAAACATTAGACTTTTGAATGTATGTAACACCATCAAGTGATATCCTTTAACTCATCCAAAAAATTGAGAAATATACCCAGCTTTTTCAATTAGAAACAAAATTCCtcttgcatatatatatatatatatatatatatatacacatttccAATGATTACATATTGGACCCGGGCTCCTGCGAATGTTGCGGACTTAACCTggaccaggggtcagcaacctttactgtcaaaagagccattttaggccaaataaaaaaaaaaaaaacctgtctggatccacaaaacatttgaagattatgATGAGGGAAAAcgtgtgttagtctaatgtacagACGGCTCAAGAGCTAATTAGGgtgtgtgaagccctttgagactcttgtgattaagggctatataaataaacttgacttgccaTGACGTCCAATTTACACCGACTGCTGAACAGACGCGGTACGTTTTCCGCTGGAGGGTAGAGTTCACGCGATAACAACTgtgtatatagagtcctattggtaaacaatagccacacttgcctgttgtcacatgaTCAATAtccttttggacattatttctgggacttcgacatgggtaagtacgtttttgtgtttaaattgtgctattttgtcatgtttaatttattctgagcttgttttttttcctcttaaatgtccgactcatgtcatgctatgtagttagctagcttccctccccccaaaaatttgtttgtaaactgttttattttgaaatatactggatttaccttgatgccgacgctcgacttcctgtccggctcgtgtaatttcttcagcttcatgaaaatgcGCATGTTGTGTccggaaaaaataaaacactttgcGGAAACCTTCTGCAGCGCCGCATTTGTTCTGCAATGTATATGCAgcgcactgcagctggtgtgaattgacatgTGGACTCAAATactttctattccttgcggcggccgtacggaaaacgcaccgtgtccgttccgcagtcagtgtgaatttggcgttagagctgcaccataacagaaaaaagGAACATCCAATACctagagattcattttcttctacattTCGTCTtccgcttttttatttttttcctgcctttttttctatcaattttgtgttttgttgtttttttttttaaatttatttattttttagtaatttagtgatttctttcttttgtttttggacattttatagttacattttaaatgttttcttttctgcctttttttttttaaatatataaatacatttttagcccTTTTTTGGCAATTCCAATTTTCTGGCTttcttatttcctttttttgttttttgacattttatggttactttttgaacgttttcttttctgccttttatttaaaatgaattctctaacatttttggcaaaatCATTGaaattttttccaatttttcctccctttttgggcattttatagTCACTTTTtaggtaattaaaaaacattttcatctctttctgatagcttaaaaatttggactctgacatttttttgaatatttaattattcatttttatctcgataatttatttaaagaatattttatctaaaactaaaaaatctatatattttattttattttatttttttaagagatccacagtagagggactaaagagccacatgtggctccagagccgcaggttgcagacccctgaggCCAGTTGGAGGCAGGGCGAGATGTGTTTTGGACAAGCACTTCACTATGTTTGTAATTTGATGAATGTACTGCAAAGGTGCTGAGTGTGCCTTCATGTGTAATTTCAGGATGACAGCTTAAAGGTCTCGGAAgcacaggaggaggaggaggaggaggaggaggaggccccGATGACCACGGAGGGCCGCACGCGTTCCGTTCGGGGCCTCGGCACATCCGAACTTATTCGTCCACAGAAACACAAGTACTTTGAAagtatgttgttgttgtatcaCATCTCTTGCTCTTCAAATGAATCACTTGCCGTTATGTCATGAAATGTGATGCTGTGTGTCAGGTAATAACGATGGAGAAGAGGAGTCCGATGAAGATGAGGATTATGTTCCATCTGAAGACTGGAAAAAGGTATTTCGTAATTCTTCTTGACCACTTCTGTTTCTCGTCTCTCATCTAACCCGTATTTTAAACGATCTTGTCTCAAAATCCAACAGGAGATCATGGTGGGTTCTATGTATCAGGCAGAAACCCCCATTGGCTTATGTAAATATAAAGACAATGAAAAAGGTAAAGCTGTAaaaaatgctaactaaaaatGAGTCGAAGTGATTGCAGCGCACTGATTATCAATCCTGCTTCTTTCTCCTAATGTCTTGAGTAGTTTATGAAAATGATGACCAACTCTTGTGGAACCCTGAGTGTATACCTGAAAACAAAGTGGTAGCGTTCTTGATTGAGGCATCAAGACGTACGGGAGAAGAGAAGGGAGTCGACGCCATCCCGGAAGGATCCCACATCAAGGACAATGAACAGGTCAGACCTGCACAGCGCCTGAGCCCAACATCACTTATAGGGGAtgccaaccttaaacatttcttgacaataatttattaaatgtgACTTCACTGGTCTAATACATgaatttctgattaatattacatttgtggaa is a window of Vanacampus margaritifer isolate UIUO_Vmar chromosome 2, RoL_Vmar_1.0, whole genome shotgun sequence DNA encoding:
- the mier1b gene encoding mesoderm induction early response protein 1b isoform X2, which translates into the protein MAESSLGNSSPGGSAVSVDQDFDPSADMLVHDFDDERTLEEEEMLEAADEANANEIEDLAREGEMPIHELLNLYGYGGASPPDEDEEEEDEQEEEDEEEDEDDELDNDESSRGTGELKRNEDDSLKVSEAQEEEEEEEEEAPMTTEGRTRSVRGLGTSELIRPQKHKYFESNNDGEEESDEDEDYVPSEDWKKEIMVGSMYQAETPIGLCKYKDNEKVYENDDQLLWNPECIPENKVVAFLIEASRRTGEEKGVDAIPEGSHIKDNEQALYELVKCDFDTEEALRRLRFNVKAAREELSVWTEEECRNFEQGLKSYGKDFHLIQANKQTRLGKRKYNLHPGVTDYMDRLLDETESVASSRAASPPPTTSSSSASHSEREDSSGHNGIAGHSSSHVGDGTHIVPVNQVNLEPVQSNGPSGDGGLPTSDNNSNGCSHPSSPSHEQNGSPEPPTDQRDTAVPHDRPAKRFKMETEPLAQSEVEPTRTQEN
- the mier1b gene encoding mesoderm induction early response protein 1b isoform X1, whose amino-acid sequence is MAESSLGNSSPGGSAVSVDQDFDPSADMLVHDFDDERTLEEEEMLEAADEANANEIEDLAREGEMPIHELLNLYGYGGASPPDEDEEEEDEQEEEDEEEDEDDELDNDESSRGTGELKRNEDDSLKVSEAQEEEEEEEEEAPMTTEGRTRSVRGLGTSELIRPQKHKYFESNNDGEEESDEDEDYVPSEDWKKEIMVGSMYQAETPIGLCKYKDNEKVYENDDQLLWNPECIPENKVVAFLIEASRRTGEEKGVDAIPEGSHIKDNEQALYELVKCDFDTEEALRRLRFNVKAAREELSVWTEEECRNFEQGLKSYGKDFHLIQANKVRTRSVGECVAFYYMWKKSERYDFFAQQTRLGKRKYNLHPGVTDYMDRLLDETESVASSRAASPPPTTSSSSASHSEREDSSGHNGIAGHSSSHVGDGTHIVPVNQVNLEPVQSNGPSGDGGLPTSDNNSNGCSHPSSPSHEQNGSPEPPTDQRDTAVPHDRPAKRFKMETEPLAQSEVEPTRTQEN